The following is a genomic window from Solidesulfovibrio fructosivorans JJ].
TTTCCATGACCAATACCATCATCCGCAAACGCCGCCTCATCCCGGGCCAGACCAGCGAACTGGTCATCGAGGCCCCGCAGATCGCGGCCAAGGCCAGGCCCGGCAATTTCGTCATCCTGCGGGTCTGCCCCCAAGGGGAGCGCATTCCGCTCACCATTGCCGACGCCGACGCTTCAGCCGGCACCATCACCCTGGTCTATCTGGTCCTCGGCAAGACCACCGCCCAGCTCGACACCCTGGAGCAGGGCGAGGCCATTCTCGACCTGTGCGGCCCCCTCGGCAAACCCACCGACATCGGTAAGCAGGACGGCACGGTGGTCTGCGTCGGCGGCGGCACGGGCATCGCCGCCATGCACCACATCGCCAAAGGGCACAGCAAGGCCGGCAACCGCGTGGTCGGCATCATCGGCGCGCGCAACAAGGACCTGCTGCTCTTCGAGGAGGAACTGGCAAAAGTTTGCGACGAGGTGCTCGTGTCCACCAACGACGGCTCGCGGGGCAGGCAAGGCCTGGTGACGGACATTCTTACGGACGTGCTGGAGGAATCCGGCAAGGGCGTGGCCGAGGTGCTGGCCGTGGGGCCGGTGCCCATGATGTCCGCTGTTTCCGACGTGGCGGCGCGGTTCACGGTTCCCTGCCTGGTCAGCCTCAATTCCATCATGCTCGACGGCATCGGCATGTGCGGGGCCTGCCGGGTCAACGTCGGCGGGGAGACGCTTTTCGCCTGCGTGGACGGCCCGGAATTCGACGGCAACCTGGTGGATTTCCGGGAGCTGTCCCAGCGTCTGGGAGCCTTCAAATCCATGGAACGCCAGTCTTACGAGGAGTATAGGAAAAATCATGTCTGCCGCTGCGCCAACTGAGGGCAAAAGGAAAAAGACGCCGCGCACGGCCATGCCCGAGCAGCCGCCGCGCGTGCGCGTGACCAACTTCGAGGAAGTGGCCCTGGGCTACACACGGGAAATGGCCATGATCGAGGCCGGGCGCTGCCTGGCGTGTAAAAAGCCGGCCTGCGTCGCGGGCTGCCCGGTCGGCATCGACATCCCGGGGTTCATCGCCG
Proteins encoded in this region:
- a CDS encoding sulfide/dihydroorotate dehydrogenase-like FAD/NAD-binding protein, whose translation is MTNTIIRKRRLIPGQTSELVIEAPQIAAKARPGNFVILRVCPQGERIPLTIADADASAGTITLVYLVLGKTTAQLDTLEQGEAILDLCGPLGKPTDIGKQDGTVVCVGGGTGIAAMHHIAKGHSKAGNRVVGIIGARNKDLLLFEEELAKVCDEVLVSTNDGSRGRQGLVTDILTDVLEESGKGVAEVLAVGPVPMMSAVSDVAARFTVPCLVSLNSIMLDGIGMCGACRVNVGGETLFACVDGPEFDGNLVDFRELSQRLGAFKSMERQSYEEYRKNHVCRCAN